One segment of Thermococcus sp. AM4 DNA contains the following:
- a CDS encoding PPC domain-containing DNA-binding protein, with translation MEFSTGRNFLFRVPEGEDLLEFVNRFAEAREIKTGIVSAIGSLRNPKIGYFDEETNDYRVIELEGTFELVSLTGNLSLRNGKPFAHIHVALGDGEGRLYGGHLVEGRVFVAEVFIQELKGLPLERKERENGLSLWDEVSE, from the coding sequence GTGGAGTTCTCAACGGGAAGGAACTTTCTGTTCCGCGTGCCGGAGGGGGAGGATCTACTCGAATTCGTGAACCGCTTTGCAGAGGCCAGGGAAATAAAAACCGGCATTGTGAGCGCAATTGGAAGCCTGAGAAACCCGAAGATAGGCTATTTCGACGAAGAAACCAACGATTACAGGGTTATCGAGCTGGAGGGAACGTTCGAGCTGGTTTCACTGACCGGAAACCTGAGCCTCAGGAACGGAAAACCTTTCGCACACATCCACGTTGCCTTGGGGGACGGGGAAGGCAGGCTTTACGGCGGGCACCTCGTTGAGGGAAGGGTCTTCGTCGCGGAGGTCTTCATCCAGGAGCTGAAGGGGCTTCCCCTTGAGAGAAAGGAGAGGGAAAACGGCCTAAGCCTCTGGGACGAGGTTTCTGAGTAG
- a CDS encoding 6-carboxytetrahydropterin synthase, which yields MDFKVGERKIGWHKDFDSSHFLALPYDSKCLRIHGHTYNVDVEIWGELNENGMIFDFNHLSNLVKRLDHRILVSEEWVVERKNGKITVEKNGKRLELPEEEAVILDKPNVTAEYIAEWFAERIAEKAGKNVKRILVRIWEDPRSYAEITLER from the coding sequence GTGGACTTCAAGGTGGGTGAGAGGAAGATAGGCTGGCACAAGGACTTCGACAGCTCGCATTTCCTTGCCCTACCCTACGACAGCAAATGCCTCAGAATTCACGGGCACACCTACAACGTGGACGTTGAGATCTGGGGCGAGCTGAACGAGAACGGCATGATCTTCGACTTCAACCACCTGAGCAACCTCGTGAAGAGACTCGACCACAGGATCCTGGTAAGCGAGGAGTGGGTCGTCGAGAGGAAAAACGGGAAGATCACCGTGGAGAAGAACGGCAAGAGGCTCGAACTGCCGGAGGAGGAGGCAGTGATCCTCGACAAGCCCAACGTTACCGCGGAGTACATAGCGGAATGGTTCGCCGAGAGAATAGCGGAAAAGGCCGGAAAGAACGTAAAACGGATCCTCGTGCGGATCTGGGAGGATCCCAGGAGCTATGCCGAAATCACCCTTGAACGCTGA
- a CDS encoding DUF998 domain-containing protein produces the protein MRRSHLIAGFLSPVVGLSGVFVAIVIHRSWWRVTENAISDLGRVGLSYNWVMNLGLILSAILGLYYVSGLWRELKGTLQRIGVAVFAVGLVFLAGIGLFPEGTSPHYYVSWGFFVTASLGMLLIGIGLYTSGKRSFGVLTFLLFAGGWALALWAKTHFRGVAVAEFVGVFGIVIWHYALLRNLVPEA, from the coding sequence ATGAGACGAAGCCACCTGATCGCGGGGTTTCTCTCCCCTGTTGTTGGCCTCTCGGGGGTTTTCGTGGCTATCGTAATTCACAGGTCGTGGTGGAGGGTTACTGAGAACGCTATCAGCGACCTCGGGAGGGTTGGTTTGAGCTACAACTGGGTGATGAACCTTGGCTTGATACTCTCGGCCATCCTCGGCCTTTATTACGTAAGCGGTCTGTGGAGAGAGCTCAAAGGAACCCTCCAGCGGATTGGGGTGGCGGTGTTCGCGGTCGGTCTTGTATTTCTCGCGGGAATAGGCCTCTTCCCGGAGGGTACCTCACCCCACTACTACGTCAGCTGGGGATTTTTCGTGACTGCGAGCTTGGGCATGCTGCTGATTGGAATTGGCCTGTACACGTCGGGGAAAAGGAGCTTCGGAGTTTTGACGTTCCTCCTGTTTGCGGGGGGATGGGCTTTAGCCCTCTGGGCCAAGACTCACTTCAGGGGTGTGGCGGTGGCCGAGTTCGTGGGTGTTTTTGGAATCGTCATCTGGCACTACGCGCTACTCAGAAACCTCGTCCCAGAGGCTTAG
- the infB gene encoding translation initiation factor IF-2: MKMTKRIRQPIIAVLGHVDHGKTTLLDRIRRTNVAAKEAGGITQHIGATEVPIDVVKQLAGPLIKLWKGEIKLPGLLFIDTPGHEAFTSLRARGGSLADLAVLVVDINEGFQPQTIESIEILRRYRTPFIVAANKIDRIKGWVVEEDEPFLINVKKQDQRAIQELETKLWELIGKFYELGFNANRFDRVQDFTRELAIVPISAKYGIGVPELLVLIAGLSQKYLEEKLKIEVEGPARGTILEVREELGLGTTIDVIIYDGTLRKDDTIVVGGKDKAIVTKIRALLKPKPLDEIRDPRFRFDQVDEVTAAAGVKIAAPGLDEALAGSPVIAARSEEEIERAKQEILNQIQSVVISTGKVGVIVKADTLGSLEALSKELQEKGIPIRKADVGNISKTDVMEALSVREEEPKYGVVLGFNVKVNEDAEEVAKAKGVPIFVGNIIYKLIEDYEAWVKAEEEKKKRELLKNVTFPGVIRLYPDERYVFRRSKPAIVGVEVLEGRIRPGVTLIKETGERVGVIKSIKNKNDFVQEARKGDAVAIAIEGAIVGRHIHPGETLYVDLSKNDVIILAKQLRSELDESDLKALKMIARIKAKEDPFWRAV, from the coding sequence ATGAAGATGACAAAGAGGATTAGGCAGCCCATCATAGCGGTTCTCGGGCATGTAGATCACGGAAAGACGACGCTCCTCGACAGGATCAGGCGCACCAATGTAGCCGCCAAGGAAGCGGGCGGAATAACCCAGCACATCGGAGCGACCGAGGTTCCGATTGACGTGGTAAAGCAGCTCGCCGGACCGCTCATAAAGCTCTGGAAGGGCGAGATAAAGCTTCCGGGACTTCTCTTTATTGACACGCCCGGCCACGAAGCCTTCACGAGCCTGCGCGCGAGGGGAGGAAGCTTGGCCGATCTGGCCGTCCTCGTCGTTGATATCAACGAGGGCTTCCAGCCCCAGACGATAGAGAGCATCGAGATACTCAGGAGGTACAGGACGCCCTTCATAGTCGCCGCCAACAAGATAGACAGGATAAAGGGCTGGGTCGTTGAAGAGGACGAACCCTTCCTGATAAACGTCAAGAAGCAGGATCAGAGGGCAATTCAGGAGCTCGAAACCAAGCTCTGGGAGCTCATCGGCAAGTTCTACGAGCTCGGATTCAACGCCAACCGCTTTGACAGGGTTCAGGACTTCACGCGCGAGCTGGCGATAGTTCCGATCTCCGCCAAATACGGCATAGGCGTTCCCGAACTGCTCGTCCTCATAGCCGGCCTAAGCCAGAAGTACCTGGAGGAGAAGCTCAAGATAGAGGTCGAGGGGCCGGCGCGCGGAACGATCCTAGAGGTTCGCGAGGAGCTAGGCCTCGGAACAACGATAGACGTCATCATCTACGACGGAACGCTGAGGAAGGACGACACAATCGTCGTCGGCGGAAAGGACAAGGCGATAGTGACCAAAATCCGCGCCCTGCTCAAGCCCAAGCCCCTCGACGAGATACGCGATCCAAGGTTCCGCTTCGACCAGGTTGACGAGGTTACAGCCGCTGCCGGTGTGAAGATAGCCGCACCGGGCCTGGATGAAGCGCTGGCCGGCTCACCTGTTATAGCCGCGAGGAGCGAGGAGGAAATCGAGAGGGCAAAGCAGGAGATACTCAACCAGATCCAGAGCGTCGTCATAAGCACCGGCAAAGTTGGCGTCATCGTCAAGGCCGACACCCTCGGAAGCCTCGAAGCTTTGAGCAAGGAGCTCCAGGAGAAGGGCATTCCGATAAGGAAGGCTGACGTCGGAAACATCAGCAAGACCGACGTTATGGAAGCCTTGAGCGTCCGCGAGGAGGAGCCGAAGTACGGCGTCGTCCTCGGCTTCAACGTCAAGGTTAACGAGGACGCGGAGGAGGTCGCGAAGGCCAAGGGAGTGCCGATTTTCGTCGGGAACATCATTTACAAGCTCATAGAGGACTACGAGGCCTGGGTGAAGGCGGAGGAAGAGAAGAAGAAGCGCGAGCTCCTCAAGAACGTCACCTTCCCGGGCGTCATCAGGCTCTACCCCGACGAGCGCTACGTCTTCAGGAGGAGCAAGCCGGCAATAGTGGGCGTTGAAGTCCTTGAGGGCAGGATAAGGCCCGGAGTTACGCTCATTAAGGAGACGGGCGAAAGGGTCGGCGTCATTAAGTCCATCAAGAACAAGAACGACTTCGTTCAGGAGGCGAGGAAGGGAGACGCAGTCGCCATAGCCATCGAGGGGGCGATAGTTGGCAGGCACATCCACCCCGGCGAGACCCTCTACGTTGACCTGAGCAAGAACGACGTCATAATCCTCGCCAAGCAGCTCAGAAGCGAGCTGGACGAGAGCGATCTCAAGGCCCTTAAGATGATAGCAAGGATAAAGGCCAAGGAGGATCCCTTCTGGAGGGCCGTTTGA
- a CDS encoding carbohydrate kinase: MECLVVGHLVIDRIVRDGRSETRIGGGAYYSALALSRFCRVKVVTSVGRDFPREWLEGLRERGISLEVVPSEESTSYELHYIDGNRRVLTLLSRAEPIENVTAGDFDLILLNPVAGEVSPELVRELAGRGFLAADVQGFIREPVPGPLRLKTIDGTFLRGMNVLHSDVGEFKHVRGINPSDVEVLLLSDGPNPGTAYFKGREYRFKPVKMDVPESTGAGDVFLASFSYFYLRCPFVQALKRATAFTALFLKRRDFDAEDEEIGRMAMRVSVEKVSSQGL, from the coding sequence ATGGAGTGTCTCGTCGTCGGCCACCTGGTCATAGACAGGATAGTGAGGGACGGGAGGAGCGAGACGAGGATAGGGGGCGGTGCCTACTACTCGGCCCTGGCTTTATCCAGGTTCTGCAGGGTGAAGGTGGTGACGAGCGTCGGACGGGACTTTCCGAGGGAATGGCTTGAGGGGCTCAGGGAAAGGGGCATCTCGCTCGAGGTAGTCCCATCGGAGGAGAGCACGTCCTACGAGCTCCATTACATTGACGGCAACAGGAGGGTTTTAACCCTGCTCTCACGGGCCGAGCCGATCGAGAACGTTACCGCCGGGGACTTTGATCTGATACTCCTCAACCCCGTCGCCGGGGAGGTATCCCCCGAGCTGGTGAGGGAACTCGCCGGAAGGGGCTTTCTCGCGGCCGATGTCCAGGGCTTCATCCGCGAGCCGGTCCCAGGCCCCCTGCGTCTGAAAACCATCGACGGGACGTTTCTGCGGGGAATGAATGTTCTCCACTCCGATGTGGGCGAGTTCAAGCATGTTAGAGGGATAAACCCTTCAGACGTCGAGGTTCTCCTGCTCTCCGACGGGCCGAACCCCGGAACAGCTTACTTCAAGGGGAGAGAGTACCGGTTCAAACCCGTGAAAATGGACGTGCCGGAATCAACCGGAGCGGGCGACGTTTTCCTGGCCTCTTTCTCGTACTTCTACCTGAGATGCCCCTTCGTGCAGGCCCTCAAGAGGGCGACCGCCTTCACGGCGCTGTTCCTGAAGAGGAGGGACTTCGATGCAGAAGACGAGGAAATCGGAAGGATGGCCATGAGGGTGAGCGTTGAGAAAGTGTCTTCACAAGGGTTATAA
- the ndk gene encoding nucleoside-diphosphate kinase, whose product MADKQIERTLVILKPDAVVRGLMGEIISRFEKRGLKIVGMKMIWIDRELAEKHYEEHRGKPFFEALIDYITKAPSVVMVVEGRYAISVVRKMAGATDPKDAEPGSIRGDYGLDVGDAIYNVIHASDSPESAEREISLYFKPEELYRYCKAADWFYHTHARARKEYLDSMDCLER is encoded by the coding sequence ATGGCCGACAAACAGATAGAAAGAACCCTCGTTATTCTGAAGCCCGATGCAGTTGTCCGCGGGTTGATGGGCGAAATCATAAGCCGCTTTGAGAAGAGGGGCCTCAAGATAGTGGGAATGAAGATGATATGGATCGACCGCGAGCTCGCTGAAAAGCACTACGAGGAGCACAGGGGCAAGCCCTTCTTCGAGGCTCTGATAGACTACATCACCAAGGCTCCAAGCGTCGTGATGGTCGTTGAGGGGCGCTATGCAATAAGCGTCGTCAGGAAGATGGCCGGCGCGACCGACCCGAAGGACGCAGAGCCGGGGAGCATAAGGGGTGACTACGGCCTCGACGTCGGGGATGCGATATACAACGTTATCCACGCATCAGACAGCCCCGAGAGCGCGGAGAGGGAGATAAGCCTATACTTCAAGCCAGAGGAGCTCTACCGCTACTGCAAAGCCGCCGACTGGTTCTACCACACCCACGCGAGGGCAAGGAAGGAGTACCTCGACAGCATGGACTGTCTCGAGAGGTAA
- the gyaR gene encoding glyoxylate reductase, which translates to MKPKVFITRAIPENGIELLREHFEVEVWPEEREIPREVLIEKVRDVDALVTMLSERIDREVFDNAPKLRIVANYAVGYDNIDVEEATRRGIYVTNTPDVLTDATADFAWTLLLATARRLIEADNFTRSGEWKKRGIAWHPRWFLGYDVYGKTIGIIGFGRIGQAVAKRARGFGMRILYYSRTRKPEAEKELNAEFKPLDELLAESDFVVLAVPLTKETYHMIGENELRLMKETAILVNIARGKVVDTEALIRALKEGWIAGAGLDVYEEEPYYNEELFGLKNVVLAPHIGSATFGAREGMAELVARNLIAFKKGQIPPTLVNKEVVKVRAPGFR; encoded by the coding sequence GTGAAGCCAAAGGTCTTCATCACACGCGCGATTCCCGAGAACGGCATCGAGCTTTTGAGGGAGCACTTCGAGGTCGAGGTCTGGCCGGAGGAGCGAGAAATTCCCCGGGAGGTTCTCATCGAGAAGGTCCGCGATGTCGATGCCCTCGTCACGATGCTCAGCGAGAGGATTGACAGAGAGGTCTTCGACAACGCCCCGAAGCTCAGAATCGTCGCGAACTACGCTGTGGGCTACGACAACATAGACGTCGAAGAGGCAACGCGGAGGGGAATCTACGTAACGAACACTCCCGATGTCCTCACCGATGCCACCGCTGATTTCGCGTGGACTCTTCTCCTAGCGACGGCGAGGAGGTTAATCGAGGCCGATAACTTCACGCGCTCCGGCGAGTGGAAGAAGCGCGGTATCGCCTGGCACCCGCGCTGGTTCCTGGGCTACGACGTTTACGGCAAAACCATCGGAATCATCGGCTTCGGTAGAATCGGGCAGGCGGTGGCGAAACGTGCCAGAGGCTTCGGCATGAGAATCCTCTACTACTCCCGCACGAGGAAGCCGGAGGCGGAGAAGGAACTCAACGCGGAGTTCAAGCCCCTCGACGAGCTTTTGGCCGAGAGCGACTTCGTGGTTCTGGCCGTTCCACTGACGAAGGAAACCTACCACATGATAGGCGAGAATGAACTTAGGCTCATGAAGGAAACGGCAATTCTCGTGAACATAGCGCGCGGAAAGGTCGTTGACACGGAAGCGCTCATCAGGGCCCTTAAGGAGGGCTGGATTGCCGGAGCTGGTTTAGACGTCTACGAGGAGGAGCCGTACTACAACGAAGAGCTCTTCGGCCTGAAGAACGTGGTTTTAGCCCCTCACATCGGTAGCGCAACATTTGGGGCGAGGGAGGGCATGGCCGAGCTCGTGGCGAGGAACCTCATCGCGTTCAAGAAAGGCCAGATCCCGCCGACGCTCGTGAACAAAGAAGTTGTTAAGGTCAGAGCGCCCGGTTTCCGGTGA
- a CDS encoding CGP-CTERM sorting domain-containing protein, with the protein MCGPALIIGLSIIPLLRRKKK; encoded by the coding sequence ATCTGCGGTCCGGCCCTCATCATAGGCCTCTCGATAATCCCGCTGCTGAGGAGGAAGAAAAAATGA
- a CDS encoding TIGR00289 family protein — protein MRVAVLYSGGKDSNYALYWALRQGFEVKYLVSMVSEREDSYMYHVPNIHLTELQARAIGIPLVKGFTSGEKEKEVEDMKAVLEGLKIDGVVAGALASEYQKQRVDRVAKELGLESFAPAWHRDPIDYMRELIGIFDIVMVGVSAYGLDERWLGRRIDEKALEELVKLHERYKIHVAGEGGEFETFVRDAPFFKARIVFDEVEKRWNEWDYSGVLEVKRAHLEKK, from the coding sequence ATGCGCGTGGCGGTCCTTTACTCGGGGGGCAAGGATTCGAACTACGCCCTCTACTGGGCGCTCAGGCAGGGGTTCGAGGTCAAGTACCTCGTCTCGATGGTGAGCGAGAGGGAAGACAGCTACATGTACCACGTGCCGAACATTCACCTCACGGAACTGCAGGCGAGGGCGATAGGGATTCCGCTCGTCAAGGGGTTCACCAGCGGAGAGAAGGAGAAGGAAGTAGAGGACATGAAGGCCGTCCTTGAGGGCCTGAAGATTGACGGCGTCGTTGCCGGCGCTCTGGCCAGCGAGTACCAGAAGCAGAGGGTTGACAGGGTCGCGAAGGAGCTCGGCCTTGAGAGCTTTGCCCCGGCGTGGCACAGGGACCCAATCGACTACATGCGCGAGCTTATTGGAATCTTTGACATCGTAATGGTCGGAGTTTCGGCCTACGGGTTGGACGAGCGCTGGCTCGGGCGGAGGATTGACGAAAAGGCCCTGGAGGAGCTTGTGAAGCTCCACGAGAGGTACAAAATCCACGTGGCCGGAGAGGGCGGTGAGTTCGAGACCTTCGTCCGCGACGCGCCGTTCTTCAAGGCCAGAATAGTCTTCGACGAGGTAGAAAAGCGGTGGAACGAGTGGGACTATTCGGGAGTGCTTGAGGTCAAGAGGGCGCACCTTGAGAAAAAATAA
- a CDS encoding NUDIX hydrolase, with translation MDRYVLLVKAPKGAEVSEFREEVKALAEKHGLKAELHRCIGLTVDGVIIYNNGIVLIKRKYEPFKDHFALPGGFVEYGETAEEALKREMKEETGLNVRILRLVGVYSDPNRDPRGHTVSVAFLCIGEGELKAGDDAKEVEVVPIDEVEKLPLAFDHAKILRDALHPKDCW, from the coding sequence ATGGACCGTTACGTTCTGCTCGTTAAAGCCCCGAAGGGGGCTGAGGTAAGCGAATTCCGGGAGGAAGTTAAAGCCCTCGCAGAAAAACACGGCCTCAAGGCCGAGCTCCACAGGTGCATAGGACTCACGGTAGATGGAGTAATAATCTACAACAATGGCATCGTCCTGATAAAGCGGAAGTACGAGCCCTTTAAGGATCATTTTGCCCTTCCCGGCGGTTTCGTCGAGTACGGCGAGACCGCTGAAGAGGCCCTGAAGAGGGAGATGAAGGAAGAAACCGGCTTGAACGTCAGAATACTCAGACTGGTGGGCGTTTACTCCGACCCAAATCGCGATCCCAGAGGACACACCGTTTCGGTCGCCTTTCTCTGCATCGGTGAAGGAGAACTTAAAGCCGGCGACGATGCGAAGGAAGTCGAGGTTGTTCCGATTGATGAGGTTGAGAAACTTCCACTGGCCTTTGACCACGCGAAGATTTTGAGAGATGCACTGCACCCAAAGGACTGCTGGTGA
- a CDS encoding Mth938-like domain-containing protein gives MKLEYPSFGRIVVDGRTYEHDIVVYPSGRVEKRKKWLSKNKHGTSHKLDPDELMEYLTEDFEVLLVGTGYYGYLSLLPESRELVKDKEVYELPTGKAVELFNELNEKKRVLGIFHVTC, from the coding sequence ATGAAGCTCGAATACCCCTCCTTCGGGAGGATAGTGGTTGACGGGAGAACCTACGAGCACGACATCGTGGTTTACCCGAGCGGAAGGGTTGAGAAGAGAAAGAAGTGGCTGAGCAAAAACAAACACGGAACGAGCCACAAACTCGACCCCGACGAGCTCATGGAGTACCTGACTGAGGACTTTGAGGTTCTACTCGTCGGCACCGGCTACTACGGCTACCTCTCGCTACTCCCCGAGAGCAGGGAGCTGGTGAAGGACAAGGAAGTCTATGAGCTCCCCACCGGGAAAGCGGTAGAGCTATTCAACGAGCTCAACGAAAAGAAAAGGGTTCTCGGAATCTTCCACGTCACCTGCTGA
- the rlmD gene encoding 23S rRNA (uracil(1939)-C(5))-methyltransferase RlmD, with the protein MLKGKVETLSDDGLGVLQAGNKTVYVPFAYLGDGIKVKSTRRRFGRLIARNFELLEPSPLRVHPRCRHFGKCGGCLWQGLNYGAQLELKAELFERITGIRAEIKGSPKIWGFRNVSNFIVTTNGAGLKEYGNPLGVVDLSECPVFSKKTPEYLRVLRNFLKETGLRPWSLTRKTGDVHYLQVREGKFTGEVMANLIAHRRPSEETAEAFRDYFSFADSLYWSLKADEGDDPRGEPELVDGNPFIRERIGDVTYLIHPNSFFQTNSYALELLLRAVENFTDGERVLDLYSGVGTFGVYLAKRGFRVEGIEINPFAVEMANRNAKLNGVNAQFRVGRAEETPIGDYDTVIVDPPRKGLKEAGELLVKSGVERVVYVSCNPKAFKLDYENHLKKAYRVEEAILVDMFPHTSHVEAVVLLSR; encoded by the coding sequence ATGCTGAAAGGTAAGGTAGAGACATTGAGCGACGACGGCCTCGGGGTTCTTCAAGCTGGGAACAAAACCGTTTACGTCCCCTTCGCTTACCTCGGCGACGGGATTAAGGTTAAATCGACGAGAAGGCGCTTCGGCAGGTTAATCGCGAGGAACTTTGAGCTTCTGGAGCCTTCCCCTCTGAGGGTCCATCCAAGGTGCAGGCACTTCGGGAAGTGCGGTGGCTGTCTCTGGCAGGGGCTGAACTACGGGGCCCAGCTCGAACTCAAGGCTGAGCTCTTCGAGCGAATCACCGGAATAAGGGCCGAAATTAAGGGCTCGCCCAAAATCTGGGGCTTCCGCAACGTGAGCAACTTCATCGTGACGACCAACGGCGCTGGCCTCAAGGAGTATGGGAACCCCCTTGGCGTTGTGGACCTTTCGGAGTGCCCGGTCTTCTCGAAGAAAACCCCCGAATACCTGCGCGTTCTCCGCAATTTTCTGAAGGAAACGGGACTCCGGCCGTGGAGCCTGACGCGGAAAACCGGTGACGTTCACTACCTCCAGGTCAGGGAGGGCAAGTTCACCGGGGAGGTCATGGCGAACCTCATAGCCCATCGCAGGCCCTCTGAAGAAACGGCTGAGGCCTTTAGGGACTACTTCTCCTTCGCGGATTCCCTTTACTGGAGCCTAAAGGCCGACGAGGGGGACGACCCGCGCGGGGAGCCGGAGCTCGTCGATGGGAACCCATTCATACGGGAGAGAATCGGCGACGTAACGTATCTCATACACCCCAACAGCTTCTTCCAGACCAACAGCTATGCCCTTGAGCTTCTCCTCAGGGCCGTTGAGAACTTCACCGACGGGGAGAGGGTTCTTGATCTTTACTCGGGCGTCGGAACGTTCGGCGTTTACCTGGCGAAGAGGGGCTTTAGAGTTGAGGGCATCGAGATCAACCCCTTCGCGGTCGAAATGGCCAACAGAAACGCCAAGCTGAACGGGGTAAACGCCCAATTCCGCGTTGGAAGGGCTGAAGAGACCCCGATAGGTGACTACGACACCGTGATAGTGGACCCACCGCGGAAAGGCCTGAAGGAAGCCGGGGAACTGCTGGTGAAGAGCGGGGTTGAGAGGGTCGTTTACGTCTCCTGCAATCCTAAGGCCTTTAAGCTCGATTACGAGAACCACCTGAAAAAGGCTTACCGCGTGGAGGAAGCGATTCTTGTGGACATGTTCCCGCACACGTCCCACGTCGAGGCGGTCGTGCTGCTCTCTCGTTAA
- a CDS encoding ATP-binding cassette domain-containing protein produces the protein MSVSDEPVVSVRDLTVRFRYNVALDNLSLEIKRGRILLLGSNGSGKTTLMRVLSGLLRPTTGKVKVLGLDPFKESGRLYSRMLYVRDVEDLPYMMRVSTVVELLSDVYGSGKVRKAVKTLGLEKHLFKRIGELSKGLRRRVSMIEPLASGRELILMDEPFSGLDADSRVIIAKALSNLPEEMTLVIASHIPLNMGIDQMVVLEGGKLSYNGPYNREVARKYLAWMEELTG, from the coding sequence ATGTCAGTGTCGGATGAGCCCGTAGTCAGCGTTAGAGACCTTACGGTCAGGTTCCGCTACAACGTGGCCCTCGATAACCTGAGCCTCGAAATTAAGAGGGGCCGAATTCTCCTTCTCGGCTCAAACGGCTCGGGAAAGACCACCCTGATGAGGGTCCTATCGGGCCTTCTGAGACCCACAACTGGAAAAGTCAAAGTCCTCGGGCTGGATCCCTTCAAGGAGAGCGGAAGGCTTTACTCAAGGATGCTCTACGTGAGGGACGTTGAGGATCTCCCCTATATGATGAGGGTTTCTACCGTGGTGGAACTCCTCTCCGATGTCTACGGAAGTGGGAAGGTTAGAAAGGCCGTTAAGACCCTCGGACTGGAAAAACACCTCTTCAAGCGGATCGGCGAGCTCTCCAAAGGTTTGCGGAGGAGGGTTTCAATGATTGAACCCCTCGCAAGCGGCAGGGAGCTCATCCTGATGGACGAGCCCTTCAGCGGCCTCGACGCTGACAGCAGGGTAATTATTGCAAAGGCCCTCTCCAACCTGCCCGAGGAAATGACCTTAGTGATAGCGAGCCACATTCCCCTTAACATGGGGATAGATCAAATGGTCGTTCTGGAGGGCGGGAAGCTGAGCTACAACGGGCCATACAATCGCGAAGTCGCACGGAAGTACCTTGCATGGATGGAAGAGCTAACGGGCTGA